TATCAGGGACTCGAGGTCCTCTCTCAGCTCCCGAGCGGCCAGTTCATCCTTGGAGTTAGGTGGAAAGCGATGACCAGTGCCTCAGTTTTCCACCCACCTTTGGCGGCGAGGGTTCGGGAACTCAATAGTGAAGTCAGCCACTGGTCTAGCCTCTTGGGGGAGGTAGAACTGTAGGCTAGCTGCTTCTCGGCGGAGACTGGGTGGTTGAAGGTGGTGGTTGAAGAATCTTCGCAGCTCGGCAGTGAAGGATAATATAGAGTTGCATGACGCTGTTCCAACACCACCGTTGCACCAGAGAGCACTGAGTTAGGAAATCCTTGCCTCCTCCCGTGTGGCTGCCACAACGTTCGAGGGCTGGGATCTTGGGTTACCGTTTCAGGTTCCCTGGAGGAACTAAGGCGATGCCTGTTGCACTGGGCGATGAGACTTGGGCATTGGCTCCTCCTGAgttagggtttggccgtggtTGGAGGGAATCGGTAAGTGCCCGGAGGGTCTCTAATATTTGGGAAGTTGTTCTTGCTGCCGCCCCTGCAGTGCTCCTTCTTGGGTTATAGCATTCTGGATCTGGCTGATCTCTGATGGGTCCATGTTGAGGCAGAAGTTTTCTGTGACGTGctgaggttggacccaggtgcagagaagagaccagatgaggaatcagtgtttaaggataaacataatactttactgAGACACATTAGCTGCAGGATCACAGTACACTCGAAAACTCACTCAGGAAACGAACACACGGTAAGCGTAGCCTAGTGGGGGCGgaagcgtagcctagtggttagagcgttggactaggaaccggaaggttgcgagtacaaacccccgagctgacaaggtacaaatctgtcgttctgcccctgaacaggcagttaacccactgttcccaggccgtcattgaaaataagaatgtgttcttaactgacttgcctggttaaataaaggttaaataaaggttaaaaaaaaaaaaaaacagttcaagcttctgcaaagaacaacagaaaacacacctctctTAACAGGAAAATCATAATGATTAAATTGGACACACCTGAGTGTCATTACCGTCTCTAGGACTGTCTCTGccgccctctggtgacaggtggaaccatgacaccTTGTGAAGGTTAATACGCTTGAATgacttactcacattggccacaGAGATTGGGAGGACACAGTCCTCATGAGTGACGGGGGCCCACGTCAGTGGCTGGATGTTGTTTTCCATGAGCGgcgaaggtgtttagtttgtcccTTTATAAACCgggattgtctggagtccctgccacatgcGTCTCTTgattgagccattgaattgcgagtCCACTTGTCGTTTTGTCTCTTCTATTGCCTTACGGAGGTCAAAGCTGGTCTGTTTGTACAAGTTCTTGACCTTGCCGTGACCTTGCTGTcattaaatgcggtggtttgccCTTTCAGTTTTGTGTGAAATCTTCCATCTATCCACTGTTTTTGGTTTAGATAAGATCTAATCTAATCAATAAACATCTTCTTTGCACTTCCTAATCAGCCCAGTCACTGAGTTAGTGTACACGTCGATACTCTTCCTAGAGGCGACCCGGAACCTTTCCCtgtctgcgtgatcaaaacagTCTTGAAGAAAAGATTCCGATTGGTCACACCAATGTTGAACACTCCTTACCACAGGAGTTTCCTGattaagtttctgcctataggcgGAGAGGTGCAGGATGGAGCCATGATCTGATTTCCCGAAATGAGGTTCTTGTAGCTGTCCCCAAAGGGAGAGGAGCAATAGTCAAGCGTGTTCTCTCAGGCTTTAGCACAGGAGATGTTTTTGCACCAAGTCCGGTGTAGTTCCTTTAGCACTGTTGTGGTGTCGTCTTAGGGGGGAATATACACCGCAGTGACAATAATCAAGAAAATTCTCTCTGCAGGTAATGCAGTCGATATTTGCTAAGATATTCTAGAGAACAAAAATatttgagttcctgtacgttACCACAACCACACCGTGAGTTGTTAATCATGGGACATACCCATCCACATCTGTTTTTCCCAGAGAGTTATTTATTCCTGTTATCGCACAGAACGGAGAACCCCGCTGGCTATATGGATGGGGACAATATATCTGGAGAGAGCCATGCTTCcataaaacagagtatgttacagtcccttcTGTCTCTATGAAAGGAGATCCTCTACCATATTACCCAAACTTGTCCTTTCTTTGACGGTCCATGAgggagtgaacaagtgcacacttagGCAAGGAGCTAGAGGGAGAAATGGAATTGGCCTAATGTTGCGTGCATGTTTTACTTGCAAGGCCGGAATTCAATCATAGTGTACATACAACCATTGCTTCAGATACAATTATGGCACATTACGGCACTGCAACAACAATAAAGAGTAATGTTGATATTGTGCTATTCTGGTATCCTTATTAGAAATCACCTTATAGCTAGAATCCTTTGTAGAAACAATATCAAAGAGAccaccccgcctctgttttggtaaaaaagctgagggataggcctgtagaaatgtaaccactttcaaattcatagacataGCCATTGATGCAAGGAATACTAGCTTTCAATCCAACATGAGATAGATATCCACCAGAGATGTGTTCCCATCAAACTCACTTATTGTGGATACAAGTCTGTGCGTGATGAAGTAGTGCATATAAAATAAGGTTtgtggttaaattcccatgttCCCAATGAAAAACACAAGTTAAATGAGTTTCCTTTGCATTTTCAACTCttctgatggttttgtcacagaAGCTGTTGCGTTTTATAATATAGCAAATGTGTCCACTCTAGTCTTGGCATGTGTGCTGTAGCCAAAAGCCTGCAGATACAGTGTGTATAGGCTACCTACATTCGATTATCATGGATATGAGCGTCATTGTTTTTATGTGTTCAATGGCAGCCAACCATCCATCATCATGTCACAAGAAAaagacccttgatatttattggaatGGAACATCAAGATCACCAGGTGCACTTTtgccaccctgtgaagttcatcacaaCTTATTTAATttaagaagaggactggccaccccacagcctggttcctctctaggttacttcctaggttttggcctttctagggagtttttcctagccaccgtgcttctacacctgcattgcttgctgtttggggttttaggctgggtttctgtacagcactttgagatatcagctgatgtacgaagggctatataaataaatttgatttgatttaatctgtAGTCTAATAAATGGCATagtttcccgagtcgtagtgggaggaccacacaacatatcatcacgtgactccaagtttacttccatattattatattactatttgtACAAAAATGCCTTTCCACTACAATGTGTTACCTAATTCATTTTACCAATAAAAAGATCCCATCATATCAAACAAACAAATTGTCTGTTGGTATTTATACAGTTGTTGCCGCATATCCTGTTTAATTCAGCCTAGTTGTGACTTTTTTAATGCGTTCAACATTTGAGTTGTAACTATGTTTTAAGGCTTAGAGTGTTtgcttacatttacattgtttacaaacgtTGGAGTAAAACAATCTTATTTTGGGTTCTAAATGGGTCAAACAGCTGAACTAAGCTCATTGTAACCGCATTCAGAGgtggaagaaggatcggaccaaagtgcagcgtggtaagtgttcatgatgatttattcaaaacgaactgaacactgaaatacaaaacaataaacgatgtgaccaaaacgaaaaccgaaacagtaccatgTGGCCTAAACACTCaaacggaaacaaacacccaccaaccaaaagtgaaacccaggctacctaagtatgattctcaatcagagacaactagcgacacctgcctctgattgagaaccatactaggccgaacacaaaaaccaacatagaaaaaccaacatagactgcccaccccaactcacgccctgaccatactaaaacaaagaataaaacaaCAGAACtgtggtcagaacgtgacactcatGAGGAATGTATAGGTTACAGTGAGCGCCAAAAGTATTCaacaccctgaggaaggcacagtgatgccgaaacgttggtaaatacccattaaattggCACAGTGATGTCGAAatgttggtaaatacccattaaattggcacagtgatgccgaaatgttggtaaatacccattaaattggcacagtgatgccgaaatgttggtaaatacccattaaattggCACAGTGATGTCGAAatgttggtaaatacccattaaattggcacagtgatgcccaaacgttggtaaatacccattaaattggcacagtgatgcccaaacgttggtaaatacccattaaattgctgggagtttatacatggagtgtgcgactttctttattttgatagtttgtAGTTTATTCGTCATTAGTCGGCACttccacacaaacacatttatCTGGGTGTTCtccagctcatgttttttaatCCACGTTACAGTGAGCCCCCAATTTATTCAGAGAGTgacaattttgttgttgttttggctcttaACTCCAGCACTTTTGTATTTGAAAcaatacaatgactatgaggttcaagtgcagactgtcagctttaacttgagggtattttcatccatatggGGGGAACCGTTTTGAAATGAAAGCACTtgttgtacatagtccccccattcgaggggaccaaaagtattgggacaaattcacaaATATGTTTATTCAAGTCGTCAAAAGTTTTAGTATTTGGTCTCagattcctagcatgcaatgattaCATTGAGTGTGTgaatctacaaacttgttggatgcatttactgtttgttttggttgtgtttctgcTTGTTGTGTgcccaataacaggggaggttagtatTTTTGGTGGGTATAATACTTGTCCATCTGTAACGCTTTCACTCGTCATTATTCACCACTCACTCAGGACTCTCCgtaaccatggtagcatccacattattgGAGACGTGTTTAGAATGTATTATTCATTTACTTCCCAAAACATCTACCAACAGCAGATGCTAGCTTTATAAATCATATTGGCATTGTTTAGTGATGTTAACTGATGTGTTAACCAACTTTCAAATGAACACTTTTACTAAGCAATTCAGTGTTGAGTCAACAATGCTAAATAAGAATACATGTGGTAAAAATAGAGAAATAGATTTTTGTTTTACTACATTTTGTTTTTATAAAGAATACTCAATAATTAAGCATATGTACACCATAAGGAATTGGATGAATTCAAACAATTGCAAAAGTAGTTTGAGTAGTTGTGTTACATACATCAAGATACAGCAGGGACACTCTCCTTCTGTGGATCAGTAGATTTTTTGAATCTTTTCATCAAGCTCTGTTTTACATATTTGGTTTTGAAACTGTAAATCAGTGGATTGATCATGGGAGGGAGCAGGCTATACAACATGATAATAACAATACGTAAATCAGTGCTGAATCTAATGCCGATGTTACTGGACAGATAAATAAAACATCTGGGGAGATAATACAGGGCAATGATGATCAGCTGACCACTGCAGGTAGAAAGGGTTTTGAGGCGGCCTTGGGGGCTCGCAATCTGAACAACTGCCACAATAATAGAGCAATATGAGAATATAATGAAAACAAGAGGTCCCAGTAATGTCAGCATGGCTACAACAAAAGCAGGAAAACTATAAGGAACCCTATCAGTGCATGCAAGCGTTGTTATAGCGATATGATCACAGTAGCACTGCATGATTTTGTTTGAGTCACAGTAAGGAAGAGGATAGGCCCTAATTACCATCATCAATGGGCCGGCTTTCGCAACAATCCAAGCAGTGGTACTGAGAATATGAATAGTGGAGTTTTTGATAATCATTGGATATCTGAGCGGAAAACAGATTGAAACATATCGGTCTAAAGCCATTATAAATAGAATATATGAATTTACAGttccaaaatagtgcactaaGTACATCTGGACAAAACAACCTGTGAATGAAATGGCCCCTGCTTGAAACCAATACCGGGCAATAATCTTTGGTAATGTGGTGGTGCTAAAGAGAATATCAGAAACAACCAGatgtaaaataacaaaatacaTGGGTTTGTGGAGATCCCGGTCTGTTGCGAACAATACAAGAATAACAACATTTCCTACTGCAGTGCAAAAATACACCAAGAATAATACAGTTGAGGCAAGACCGTAGAACTCTGGCTGAAGTCCAGGGAACCCAACGATGACAAACTCTGTCACAAAACTGTGATTCCCAGCTGACATGATGATGGTCTCTTAGACAACCTGCGGAAATAAAGGATTAATTAATTATTAAACCCCCAttttcacaaacttcaaagtgtttcctttcaaatggtatcaagaatatgcatatccttgcttcaggtcctgagccacaggcagttagatttgggtatgtaattttagaggatttaaaaaaaaaaaagggtccGATACTTAATTAGCATCTTATTGATATTACAAGTGATATAAAATTATTGATCACATTACATTTCCCACTACATATGACTATCAAGATATTAGGCCTTGTAAAGAATATTACAAAAGTAATGAATTTTGCCTAATTATCTTTTCAATACTTTCGACTGCATAGCCCAATTCGTGGCATGTCAATACAAAAGCTGCACCTCACAATAAGCCCTTCAATAAGCCTTTCATCTAAAGATTAGAGAACATGTTCCATCTCGTTCATATATTCAGAAAACACATTAAGAAGATGCATAAAGTCAGTTATCAAGACATGCCATGTAACTCCAGATCTGCATAGTAATAAATCAGGGCTTACCCAAGTCTGATGTCTGACACGGACACTTGCCTTGTCCAATTTATAACAACTGTTGACACCCCGTGACATAATTCTGCACCTGACCTTACTCCCTAAGGTCATTTTCCTCAAGGATGTTTCTGAGtgtttttctctttttctttgtcatctaaactcagcaaaaaagaaactttttcaggaccctgtctttcaaagataatttgtaaaaatccaaataactcaACAGAAAAGGgtttaaagggtttaaacactgtttcccatgcttgttcaatgatccataaacaattaatgaacatacatctgtggaacggtcattaagacactaacagcttacagacggcagacaattaaggtcacagttataaaaacttaggacactaaagaggcctttctactaactctgaaatacaccaaaagaaagatgcccagggtccctgctcaacaCCTGTAccctgtaacaacacctgcacaggatcggtacatctgaacatcacacctgcgggacaggtacaggatggcaacaacaactgcctgagttacaccaggaacgcacaatccctccatcagtgctcagactgtccgcaataggctgagagaggctggactgagggtctgttggcctgttgtaaggcaggtcctcaccagacatcaccggcaacaacatcgccaatgggcacaaacccatcgtcgctggaccagacaggactggcaaaaagtgctcttcactgacgagtcgcggttttgtcttacCAAGGGGAATGGTCGGATTccttcgaaggaatgagcgtttcactgaggcctgtactctggagcgggattgatttagaggtggagggtccgtcatggtctggggcggtgtgtcacagcatcatcggactgtcattgcagacaatctcaacactgtgcgtaactgggaagacatcctcctccctcttgtGTTATccttcctgcaggttcatcctgacatgaccctccagcatgacaatgccactagccatactgctcgttctgtgcgggatttcttgcaagacaggaatgtcagtgttctgccatggccagcgaagatcccggatttcaatcccattgagcacccctgggacctgttggattggagggtgagggctagggccattcccttccagaaatgtctgggaacatgcaggtgtcttggtggaagatTGGGGTAACATCtgacagcaagaactggcaaatctggtgcagtccatgaggaggagatgcactgcagtactaaatgcagctggtggccacaccaggtactgactgttacttttgattttgaccccctcttttttcatggacacattattcaatttctgttagtcacatgtctgtggaacttcttcagtttatgtctcagttgttgaatattattttcatacaaatatttatactgtcacgtttcttcaaaattgaacccagaagcagaccaggacaaggagagtaggaagaaggtgagtatttatttacaagtgaatgtgaatgggtagatatatccaggtggcgtagcgggcagcggtggtgagttgatgggagtaaataggtggatccaatggggaagcggaatcctccgacgaccaggcgggaatggggtaaatgatccgggtgagtaatgttcatggctaacgatccggcagggaatggttgtcaggtccgggcttatgaagaggagagatgatgatcaggaccaggtgtgcagatagctgatgggatacaggtgcgggtaatcagaactcccaactggctacattgcccggcaaccagacagggtgcgttccaggacgccggaaaaaacactctaggacagaacactggcaaatatcagactcaggaaacgggattcgtgacatatacgtgttaagtttgctgaaaataaatggagttgacagtgagagaatgTTTCTTTTTTTGGTGAGTTTATTATTTAAATCATGATGTAATGATGCAAAATATCTATACAAACACAGATTATTCAAAGACACATTTTCATTTCATCATACTTATCAATTTAAAAAGCAAGGTAGTTACGTACACATATATGGTTACCTAtcttaataaataaaaacatattattTTTCTGTTGTTAGCTTTCTTAACTTAATTTGTTCCCAGACATGCCAGGATGGAAATCATAAGCCATTAGTAATCCTAACATGTAATCCATATAGTTtatagttttaagttcctcggcgtacacatcacagacaaactgaaatggtccacccacacagacagtgcggTGAAGAaggcacctcttcaacctcaggaggctgaagaaatttggcttgtcacctaaaaccctgacaaacttttacagatgcacaactgagagcatcctgttgggctgtatcaccacctggtacggcaactgcaccgcccacaaccgtaaggctctccagagggtggtgcggtctgcacaacgcatcaccaggggcaaactacctgccctccaggacacctacagcacccgatgttacaggaaggccaaaaggatcatcaaggacaacaaccacccgagccacagcctgacCCAAGGCCTGTCACCCCCAtgtcctaaccctaaaacccatATGCCAATACCCTGTTGATATAGTCAAGTACCAATTCACCCATATCCTAGACCTAAATACCCTATTGGTTACTCATAGACCCCAGTTCCTTTGCCAATACACTTCATCCCTGTTACTTGCCTATCTCAGCCCTTTTACCCACTTAGGCCCGTATTCCCCAAGTCACCAACCATAACCTACATCCAGCTATACGCTACACACCCCAACCCTGTTATTTGCATATATTAGTcctgtgacctctgacctgtatATGATAATAATTTCATATATAAACTCATAGTACAGTTTTATAACATGTGCACAAATCCCTTTTTTATtatcacaaatatatatatatacgtcaTGTCATGACACGTCATGATTCTCATTAGACAACTACTGTCTATTGGAATCCAAAAATAGGTGTAGAAACTGCACACGAAAACATGCATAcatgctgattggctcaaaggccTATAAGGCACATAAAGACTGACATATTTTGAGTGACCAGCCCTGTAGTTTTCATTGGTCTGTAATTGCTTGAATTAGACCCTGTGTCCTTTCATAG
Above is a window of Oncorhynchus kisutch isolate 150728-3 linkage group LG18, Okis_V2, whole genome shotgun sequence DNA encoding:
- the LOC109909485 gene encoding olfactory receptor 2AT4 is translated as MSAGNHSFVTEFVIVGFPGLQPEFYGLASTVLFLVYFCTAVGNVVILVLFATDRDLHKPMYFVILHLVVSDILFSTTTLPKIIARYWFQAGAISFTGCFVQMYLVHYFGTVNSYILFIMALDRYVSICFPLRYPMIIKNSTIHILSTTAWIVAKAGPLMMVIRAYPLPYCDSNKIMQCYCDHIAITTLACTDRVPYSFPAFVVAMLTLLGPLVFIIFSYCSIIVAVVQIASPQGRLKTLSTCSGQLIIIALYYLPRCFIYLSSNIGIRFSTDLRIVIIMLYSLLPPMINPLIYSFKTKYVKQSLMKRFKKSTDPQKESVPAVS